A single region of the Podospora pseudopauciseta strain CBS 411.78 chromosome 1, whole genome shotgun sequence genome encodes:
- a CDS encoding hypothetical protein (EggNog:ENOG503P0QB; COG:Q): MQGPERLESLYNSLRVSLLPRLHIPPKTSETTACDTKPHSRKPPQTLRRPTPQERVRKPQKMASLLPRTASRAARSMTLRPATSLPRNNPLHITRQTTTIPLPNTTRPFSSSTSLQTDLTQPPYSPPFKDLFTLQNHIILITGGARGLGLTQAAALLSAGAKVHALDLLPPTPEFLSVQQSFPSGALTAHQVDVRDQSALETIVGGIAEKEGKINGLVAAAGIQQETPALEYKKEDVDKMMGVNVTGVFMTAQAVAREMIARKQRGSLVLVGSMSGTVANRGLICPAYNASKAAVLQLARNLAAEWGEHGIRVNSLSPGYIVTAMTAGLFDAFPERRTAWPDANMLKRLSYPEEYRGAAIFLLSEASSFMTGADLRVDGGHCAW, encoded by the exons ATGCAGGGACCTGAGAGGCTTGAGAGCCTATATAACAGTCTCCGTGTATCATTGTTGCCTCGACTTCACATTCCTCCAAAGACAAGCGAGACAACTGCTTGCGACACAAAGCCTCACTCTCGGAAGCCCCCACAGACCCTCAGGAGACCAACACCCCAAGAACGTGTCAGAAAGCCACAAAAAAtggcctccctcctccccagaacTGCCTCCAGAGCGGCCAGATCCATGACCTTGCGACCTGCCACCTCACTCCCCAGAAACAACCCACTTCATATCACCCGtcagaccaccaccatcccccttcccaacaccacccgacccttctcctcctccacctccctccaaaCCGACTTAACCCAACCCCCTTACTCCCCGCCGTTCAAAgacctcttcaccctccaaaaccacatcatcctcatcaccggcgGCGCCCGCGGCCTAGGCCTAACCCAAGCCGcagccctcctctccgccggCGCCAAAGTCCAcgccctcgacctcctccccccaactcccgaGTTCCTCTCCGTCCAGCAGTCCTTCCCCTCCGGCGCCCTAACCGCCCACCAAGTTGACGTGCGTGACCAATCCGCCCTGGAGACCATCGTCGGCGGCATCGCAGAAAAGGAAGGGAAAATCAACGGCCTGGTCGCCGCGGCAGGGATACAACAAGAGACGCCCGCGCTCGAGTACAAAAAGGAAGATGTCGacaagatgatgggggtgaaCGTTACGGGCGTGTTCATGACCGCGCAGGcggtggcgagggagatgattGCACGAAAGCAGAGGGGGAGTTTGGTGCTCGTGGGCAGCATGAGTGGGACGGTGGCGAATAGGGGGTTGATTTGCCC GGCGTATAACGCCTCCAAGGCTGCGGTCTTGCAGCTTGCGAGAAACCTCGCCGCGGAGTGGGGTGAGCACGGCATCAGAGTTAACTCGCTTTCGCCCGGGTACATCGTCACGGCTATGACGGCAGGCTTGTTCGACGCCTTTCCCGAACGGAGGACCGCCTGGCCGGATGCCAACATGTTGAAGCGACTGAGCTATCCGGAAGAGTACAGAGGCGCGGCCATCTTTTTGCTCAGCGAGGCAAGCAGCTTTATGACGGGGGCTGACTTGAGAGTGGACGGAGGGCACTGTGCTTGGTAA